The Actinobacillus equuli genome includes a window with the following:
- a CDS encoding penicillin-binding transpeptidase domain-containing protein — protein MAKSVKLKRKPAASEPNIEAKKQANTKNEPSYLPIRFGVVGLFILVMAGMLIAKAAHIQLFDSERLINEANNRSLRTKELPFTRGRILDRDGRFLSISVPMYSLTLDPREYFDSKLRRSSDRWKLLAMEMGSSKSKIEKSVSDFIEKKNKSKEKVEFDPRSILNTKSENYWTLLAQSTGLDYNSLISTVRNNPYSQFVAQEIAAAQLDRSKMEAIAKAVGEKYNDLMNRLYKASRQRFIYIARHESESIANYAQELKIDGMVLKAESRRFYPLAEEASQLIGFTDIDDVHGTEGLERSFDSLLIGKNGRQVIRKDARGNVIENIRDEKQYDPQDVMLSIDEELQSEVYKKIKEAVIANNAESGTAVLVDVQTGEILAMANAPSFNPNKRNSFKPELMRNRAITDTFEPGSTVKPLVVLTALQNGATYRDEVISTRPFVVNGHTIKDVAPRESLSLTGILQKSSNIGVSRLALRMPSTALVDTYSKVGFGKDTGLGLGEQRGTNGDRKRWSDIERATMAYGYGLNVTPLQLARAYATLGSFGIYRPLSITKVDPPVIGERVLPEKITRDVVHMMESVAQKGEGGQKAAVDGYRVAVKTGTARKLEKGQYVEKYIAYTAGVAPASDPRFALVVLINEPKAGAYYGGSVSAPLFSSIMGYTLKARNIKPDNLTDTESAVREIKSEQKVN, from the coding sequence ATGGCAAAGTCAGTTAAATTAAAGCGTAAACCCGCAGCCTCAGAGCCGAATATAGAGGCAAAAAAACAAGCCAACACTAAAAATGAGCCGAGTTATCTCCCGATTCGTTTTGGTGTTGTTGGTCTTTTCATACTTGTCATGGCGGGAATGCTAATTGCTAAAGCTGCGCATATTCAGTTATTTGATTCTGAACGTCTTATCAATGAAGCGAATAATCGCTCACTCCGTACAAAAGAGCTTCCGTTTACCCGAGGTCGAATTTTAGATCGTGACGGACGCTTCTTATCTATCAGTGTACCGATGTACTCTCTTACTTTAGATCCCCGTGAATATTTTGATAGCAAACTCAGACGCTCATCAGACCGTTGGAAATTGCTAGCAATGGAAATGGGCAGCTCAAAAAGTAAAATTGAGAAAAGTGTCAGCGATTTTATTGAGAAAAAAAATAAATCTAAAGAAAAAGTAGAGTTTGATCCACGCTCGATTTTGAATACTAAAAGCGAGAACTATTGGACGTTGCTGGCGCAATCAACCGGTTTGGATTACAACAGTTTGATTAGCACAGTACGTAATAATCCGTATTCACAATTTGTGGCGCAAGAAATTGCAGCAGCGCAATTGGATCGTTCAAAGATGGAAGCTATCGCTAAAGCGGTTGGAGAAAAATATAACGATTTAATGAATCGTTTGTATAAAGCTTCTCGCCAGCGTTTTATTTATATTGCACGTCATGAATCTGAAAGCATTGCCAATTATGCGCAAGAACTGAAAATTGACGGTATGGTGTTAAAAGCCGAATCACGCCGTTTCTATCCGCTAGCGGAAGAAGCTTCGCAATTAATCGGTTTTACTGATATTGATGACGTACATGGTACGGAAGGTTTAGAGCGTAGCTTCGATTCTCTATTGATTGGGAAAAACGGCCGCCAGGTGATTCGTAAAGACGCACGTGGTAATGTGATTGAAAATATTCGAGATGAAAAACAGTACGATCCGCAAGACGTTATGTTGAGTATCGATGAAGAATTGCAATCCGAAGTATATAAGAAGATCAAAGAAGCGGTTATTGCCAATAATGCCGAATCAGGTACGGCGGTATTGGTTGACGTGCAAACCGGGGAAATTTTAGCGATGGCAAATGCGCCTTCGTTTAACCCGAACAAACGAAATAGCTTTAAACCCGAATTAATGCGTAACCGAGCGATTACCGATACTTTTGAGCCGGGTTCAACGGTTAAACCTTTAGTGGTATTAACCGCATTGCAAAACGGTGCGACCTATCGTGATGAAGTGATTAGTACACGTCCGTTTGTGGTAAATGGTCATACGATTAAAGACGTTGCGCCTCGTGAGAGTTTATCGCTGACCGGTATTTTACAAAAATCGAGTAATATCGGGGTTAGCCGTTTAGCATTACGTATGCCTTCGACCGCATTGGTTGATACTTATAGCAAAGTCGGCTTTGGTAAAGATACCGGCTTAGGTTTAGGCGAACAGCGAGGAACGAACGGTGATCGTAAGCGTTGGTCTGATATCGAACGTGCAACCATGGCATACGGCTACGGTTTAAATGTTACACCATTACAGCTTGCTCGTGCTTATGCCACCTTGGGAAGTTTCGGCATTTATCGACCGCTTTCAATTACCAAAGTGGATCCGCCGGTTATCGGTGAGCGTGTATTGCCGGAAAAAATCACTCGAGATGTGGTGCATATGATGGAAAGCGTAGCACAAAAAGGTGAGGGTGGTCAGAAAGCAGCGGTTGACGGCTATCGTGTGGCGGTCAAAACCGGTACGGCGCGTAAACTTGAAAAAGGTCAGTACGTAGAAAAATATATTGCCTATACCGCAGGTGTTGCGCCGGCAAGTGATCCTCGCTTTGCATTAGTGGTGTTAATTAATGAACCGAAAGCCGGTGCTTATTATGGTGGTTCGGTTTCGGCACCGCTCTTCTCAAGCATTATGGGT
- the ftsL gene encoding cell division protein FtsL — protein sequence MASNERYPLHQIILDDLTGHNKVALILLIATVLTAIGTIWITHQTRLLTAEQGKLVQQNRKLENQYIHLQLEENAKSQKSRVEAAAASFGLQQIKKEQEVILVE from the coding sequence ATGGCTAGTAATGAACGTTATCCGCTCCATCAAATTATTTTAGATGATTTAACCGGACACAATAAAGTTGCATTGATTTTACTGATAGCAACGGTGTTAACCGCAATTGGTACTATTTGGATTACTCACCAAACTCGTTTGCTTACCGCAGAGCAAGGAAAATTAGTTCAGCAAAATCGTAAGTTGGAAAATCAATATATTCACTTACAGCTGGAAGAAAATGCAAAAAGCCAGAAATCTCGTGTTGAAGCGGCAGCAGCTAGCTTCGGTTTACAACAGATTAAAAAAGAGCAAGAAGTTATTTTGGTTGAATAA
- the rsmH gene encoding 16S rRNA (cytosine(1402)-N(4))-methyltransferase RsmH, whose product MNDTVHKHITVLLHEAVDGLAIKPNGIYIDGTFGRGGHSRLILSKLSEHGRLIATDRDPRAIAEANTINDPRFQIVHTAFSAIPEVCEQLGLTGKIDGILLDLGVSSPQLDDAERGFSFMRDGPLDMRMDTTKGLSAAEWLAQVSVDDLAWVLKTFGEERFAKRIAQAVVSYNKSATEKISRTLQLAQIIADAVPFKDKHKHPATRSFQAIRIFINSELDELEKALQSALSVLAPEGRLSIISFHSLEDRMVKQFMKKNSKGMDVPKGLPILESELNKNIPLKTIGKAIMPSEAEIEANPRSRSAVLRIAEKR is encoded by the coding sequence ATGAATGACACAGTCCATAAGCATATTACCGTATTGCTACATGAAGCCGTTGATGGTTTGGCGATTAAGCCGAACGGTATTTACATTGACGGTACTTTCGGACGAGGCGGTCATTCTCGACTCATTCTCTCAAAACTTTCCGAACACGGGCGCTTAATTGCGACAGACCGTGATCCTCGTGCAATTGCTGAAGCGAATACGATTAATGATCCTCGCTTTCAAATTGTGCATACCGCTTTCTCTGCGATTCCTGAAGTGTGCGAACAATTAGGTTTAACCGGCAAAATTGACGGTATCCTGCTTGATCTCGGCGTCTCTTCTCCGCAGCTTGATGATGCGGAACGTGGTTTTAGCTTTATGCGTGATGGACCGCTTGATATGCGTATGGATACCACTAAAGGTTTATCGGCTGCCGAATGGTTGGCACAAGTTTCGGTGGACGATTTGGCATGGGTGTTAAAAACCTTCGGCGAAGAACGCTTTGCGAAACGTATTGCACAAGCGGTCGTTTCTTACAATAAATCTGCAACGGAAAAAATTTCTCGTACGCTTCAATTAGCGCAAATTATTGCTGATGCGGTGCCTTTCAAAGATAAGCATAAACATCCGGCAACCCGTTCGTTTCAGGCAATCCGTATCTTTATTAACAGCGAGTTAGACGAGTTAGAGAAAGCGTTACAATCAGCCTTAAGCGTATTGGCACCGGAAGGTCGTTTATCAATTATTAGTTTCCATTCGTTAGAAGATCGAATGGTTAAACAATTTATGAAGAAAAACAGTAAAGGTATGGATGTGCCGAAAGGTTTACCTATTTTGGAATCGGAATTAAATAAAAATATTCCGTTAAAAACCATTGGTAAAGCGATTATGCCGAGTGAGGCGGAAATCGAAGCAAACCCTCGCTCACGTAGCGCCGTATTACGTATTGCGGAAAAAAGATAG
- the mraZ gene encoding division/cell wall cluster transcriptional repressor MraZ, with the protein MFRGAASISIDSKGRIAIPTRYRAELREKHEGIFVCTVDIRQPCLLLYPLHEWEVVEQKLLALSNFDPMQRRIQRVMQGFATECEMDASGRILLSPALRQHAQLEQQIMLVGQLNKFEIWQEKQWQSQIAEDLALGSSAEMLNCEALKNLSL; encoded by the coding sequence ATGTTTCGTGGCGCAGCTTCAATCAGCATTGATAGTAAAGGGCGGATAGCTATTCCTACTCGCTATCGTGCGGAATTGCGTGAAAAACACGAGGGTATTTTTGTTTGTACCGTAGATATTCGCCAGCCGTGTTTATTGCTTTATCCGTTACATGAATGGGAAGTGGTGGAACAAAAATTACTTGCACTCTCCAATTTTGATCCGATGCAGCGCCGTATTCAGCGAGTTATGCAGGGCTTTGCAACCGAATGTGAAATGGATGCCTCGGGTAGAATTTTACTTAGCCCGGCACTAAGACAGCATGCACAGCTTGAGCAACAAATTATGTTGGTCGGGCAATTAAATAAATTTGAAATTTGGCAAGAAAAACAATGGCAATCACAGATTGCGGAAGATCTTGCATTGGGCAGTTCGGCTGAAATGCTGAATTGCGAAGCCTTAAAAAACCTTTCTTTATAA
- a CDS encoding anaerobic C4-dicarboxylate transporter: MLYAEFLLLLAFLYAGSRYGGIGLGVVSGIGLFVEVFFLGMPLSKAPIDVMLVILAVVTCASVLEAAGGLKFMLQIAERILRSNPKRITLLGPLVTYVMTLMLGTGHSVYSIMPIIGDIALKNKIRPERPMAAASVASQLGITGSPLSAAVAYYLTEITKLPGFEGVTLLNIVAVTMSATFVGVLAMSLYSLRRGKELEDDPEYQRRMQDPVLRKQIEETSSTSLDEQLPTSAKNSVYLFLAAIATIVIIAMVPSIKPVMADTGKTAGMDKIIQIVMLTFGGLILVLTKTDVKKVPNGVVFKSGMVATIAIFGIAWMSDTYFSYAMPSFKAGVTEMIKAQPWTFAFALFAVSVVVNSQAVTAKMLLPVGIAIGLPAPLLVGLMPATYAYFFIPNYPSDIATVNFDVTGTTKIGKYYFNHSFMAPGLVGVITACCVGIALANVII; the protein is encoded by the coding sequence ATGCTTTATGCAGAATTTTTGCTTTTATTAGCATTCCTCTACGCAGGTAGCCGTTACGGTGGTATCGGCTTGGGGGTTGTTTCAGGTATCGGTTTATTTGTGGAAGTATTTTTCCTCGGTATGCCGCTTTCAAAAGCACCGATTGATGTAATGTTGGTAATTTTAGCCGTTGTAACTTGTGCGTCTGTACTTGAAGCAGCGGGCGGTTTGAAATTTATGCTTCAAATTGCAGAACGTATTTTACGTAGCAACCCGAAACGAATTACTCTTCTTGGGCCATTAGTTACTTATGTGATGACCTTAATGTTAGGTACCGGTCACTCAGTTTATTCAATTATGCCAATTATCGGCGATATTGCGTTAAAAAATAAAATTCGTCCTGAGCGTCCAATGGCGGCTGCGTCAGTTGCATCGCAATTAGGTATTACCGGTAGTCCGCTTTCAGCTGCGGTGGCATATTACTTAACTGAGATTACTAAATTACCGGGTTTTGAAGGTGTTACACTTTTAAATATCGTGGCAGTAACCATGTCTGCAACATTTGTTGGTGTACTTGCAATGTCTTTATATAGCTTACGCCGTGGTAAAGAGCTTGAAGATGATCCGGAATATCAACGTCGTATGCAAGATCCTGTATTACGTAAACAAATTGAAGAAACTAGCTCAACTTCATTAGATGAGCAATTACCGACAAGTGCGAAAAACTCGGTATATCTATTCTTAGCGGCGATCGCAACGATTGTAATTATTGCAATGGTTCCTTCAATTAAACCGGTAATGGCAGATACGGGCAAAACAGCCGGTATGGATAAAATTATCCAGATCGTGATGTTAACCTTCGGTGGTTTAATCTTAGTGTTAACCAAAACCGATGTGAAAAAAGTGCCGAATGGCGTAGTGTTTAAATCCGGTATGGTGGCGACTATTGCAATCTTTGGTATTGCGTGGATGAGTGATACTTATTTCAGTTATGCGATGCCTTCATTTAAAGCGGGTGTAACCGAAATGATTAAAGCGCAACCTTGGACATTCGCATTCGCATTATTTGCGGTGTCTGTGGTGGTAAACAGCCAAGCGGTAACTGCGAAAATGTTATTACCGGTAGGTATTGCGATCGGTTTACCGGCACCGTTATTAGTTGGTTTAATGCCGGCAACTTATGCATACTTCTTTATCCCTAACTATCCGTCAGATATCGCAACCGTAAACTTTGACGTAACGGGTACAACGAAAATCGGTAAATACTACTTTAACCACAGCTTTATGGCTCCGGGTTTAGTCGGTGTAATTACAGCATGTTGTGTCGGTATCGCTTTAGCGAATGTGATTATCTAA
- the aphA gene encoding acid phosphatase AphA: MKSSIKSIAVTAIASLIALSSHASGEKVPYTQAGFTVRQAEQQAPIHWVSIEQIKASLKDTPPMNVSFDIDDTVAATSGCFYYGQQKYSPNDHSYLKNQDFWDEINAGCDKYSIPKLSAKALIEMHQARGDQIFLITGRTAGKDDQVTPILAKALGIKNMQPVNFTGGQKSEYKQGKTAAIIKHKVQLHYGDSDDDILAAKEAGIRGIRVLRAANSTYVPHPQAGGYGEEVLINSSY, translated from the coding sequence ATGAAATCTAGCATTAAATCTATCGCCGTTACGGCAATTGCAAGCCTTATCGCTCTTTCTAGCCACGCATCAGGTGAAAAAGTCCCTTATACCCAAGCCGGTTTTACCGTTCGCCAAGCTGAACAACAAGCGCCGATTCACTGGGTTTCGATTGAACAAATCAAAGCGAGTTTGAAAGACACGCCGCCAATGAATGTAAGCTTTGACATTGATGATACCGTTGCTGCAACCAGTGGCTGTTTTTACTACGGTCAACAAAAGTACTCGCCGAATGATCACAGCTACCTAAAAAACCAAGACTTCTGGGATGAAATTAATGCCGGCTGTGATAAATATTCCATTCCAAAGCTGTCTGCTAAAGCATTAATTGAAATGCACCAAGCCCGTGGTGACCAGATATTCTTGATTACCGGTCGTACTGCCGGCAAAGACGATCAAGTGACTCCAATCTTGGCGAAAGCACTTGGCATTAAAAATATGCAACCGGTAAATTTCACCGGCGGTCAAAAATCCGAATATAAACAAGGCAAAACGGCTGCGATCATTAAACATAAAGTACAACTTCACTATGGCGACAGTGATGACGATATTTTAGCGGCAAAAGAAGCCGGCATTCGAGGCATCCGTGTATTACGTGCGGCAAACTCAACTTATGTTCCTCACCCGCAAGCCGGCGGCTACGGTGAAGAAGTTTTAATTAACTCAAGCTACTAG
- a CDS encoding ornithine carbamoyltransferase: protein MAFNLKNRHLLSLVNHTEREIKFLLDLARDLKRAKYAGTEQQLLKGKNIALIFEKTSTRTRCAFEVAAYDQGAHVTYIDPTSSQIGHKESMKDTARVLGRMYDAIQYRGFKQSVVQELADYAGVPVFNGLTDEFHPTQMLADVLTMIENCEKPLSQISYVYIGDARNNMGNSLLLIGAKLGMDVRICAPKALLPEDSLVEMCKKFAAESGARITVTEDIDTAVKGVDFVHTDVWVSMGEPLETWGERIEMLMPYQVTPELMQRTGNPKVKFMHCLPAFHNSETKVGKQIAEKYPALANGIEVTEDVFESPANVAFEQAENRMHTIKAVMVASLA, encoded by the coding sequence ATGGCATTTAATCTTAAAAATAGACACTTACTCAGCCTTGTAAATCATACCGAACGTGAAATCAAATTTTTATTAGACTTAGCTCGTGATCTCAAACGTGCGAAATATGCAGGAACAGAACAACAACTATTAAAAGGCAAAAATATTGCATTAATCTTTGAAAAAACCTCAACCCGTACCCGCTGCGCATTTGAAGTAGCGGCTTATGACCAAGGCGCACACGTGACCTATATCGACCCGACTTCATCACAAATCGGTCATAAAGAGTCAATGAAAGATACTGCTCGCGTGTTGGGCAGAATGTACGATGCGATTCAATACCGTGGTTTTAAACAATCTGTGGTACAAGAATTAGCCGACTACGCTGGCGTGCCGGTATTCAACGGTTTAACCGATGAATTTCACCCAACCCAAATGTTAGCCGATGTACTCACTATGATTGAAAACTGTGAAAAACCGTTAAGCCAAATCAGTTATGTTTATATCGGTGACGCACGTAATAATATGGGGAACTCCTTATTATTAATCGGTGCAAAATTAGGGATGGATGTGCGTATCTGTGCACCTAAAGCATTGTTACCGGAAGACAGCTTAGTTGAAATGTGCAAAAAATTCGCAGCGGAAAGCGGTGCAAGAATTACCGTAACCGAAGATATTGATACCGCAGTAAAAGGCGTAGATTTCGTACATACTGACGTTTGGGTATCTATGGGTGAGCCACTTGAAACTTGGGGTGAACGTATCGAAATGTTAATGCCGTACCAAGTGACACCGGAATTAATGCAACGCACCGGCAATCCGAAAGTAAAATTTATGCACTGCTTACCGGCATTCCATAACAGTGAAACCAAAGTGGGCAAACAAATCGCCGAAAAATATCCGGCTCTAGCAAACGGTATCGAAGTGACCGAAGACGTATTCGAATCCCCGGCAAACGTGGCTTTCGAACAAGCGGAAAACCGTATGCACACCATTAAAGCGGTAATGGTCGCGAGCTTAGCGTAA
- the arcC gene encoding carbamate kinase, with translation MKIVVALGGNALLKRGEPMTAQNQSANIKIAAEQLAKIKPNNELVISHGNGPQVGLSALQHAAYHAIDNKIEPYPLDVLVSQTVGMIGYMLQQELTNLVPEHPTQTLVTQVIVDANDPAFAKPSKPIGQVYSKEEAENLAAEKGWTVMADGQYYRRAVASPKPQSVTGIEAVKALLAQDQIVICGGGGGVPSIRNEQGKLQGVEAVVDKDLATAVISQQLDADLFIIATDVKAACVNFNKPSQLQIAKANPAELEKLADEFAPGSMGPKVQAVINFVKATGKDAAIGSLSDIQDIVAGKAGTRVTNSISGIEFYK, from the coding sequence ATGAAAATCGTAGTAGCTTTAGGCGGTAACGCTTTATTAAAACGCGGCGAGCCAATGACCGCCCAAAACCAGTCGGCAAATATCAAAATCGCCGCAGAACAATTAGCAAAAATTAAACCGAATAATGAATTAGTGATTTCACACGGTAATGGCCCTCAAGTCGGATTAAGCGCATTACAACACGCGGCTTACCATGCGATTGATAACAAAATTGAGCCTTACCCGCTTGATGTATTAGTTTCTCAAACCGTGGGAATGATTGGTTATATGTTGCAACAAGAACTCACCAATCTCGTGCCGGAACACCCGACTCAAACCTTAGTAACTCAAGTGATTGTTGACGCTAACGATCCGGCTTTTGCCAAACCTAGCAAACCAATCGGACAGGTTTACTCAAAAGAAGAAGCGGAAAATTTAGCCGCTGAAAAAGGTTGGACAGTGATGGCAGACGGTCAATATTACCGCCGTGCGGTAGCAAGCCCTAAACCGCAATCCGTCACCGGTATTGAAGCGGTAAAAGCGCTATTGGCGCAAGATCAAATCGTAATTTGCGGCGGTGGCGGTGGCGTGCCGAGTATTCGTAACGAGCAAGGTAAATTACAAGGTGTGGAAGCGGTTGTGGATAAAGATCTTGCTACTGCGGTGATTTCACAACAACTTGATGCGGATTTATTTATTATCGCAACTGATGTCAAAGCCGCATGCGTAAACTTCAACAAACCGTCTCAATTACAAATTGCGAAAGCAAATCCGGCGGAATTGGAAAAACTGGCGGACGAATTTGCACCGGGGTCAATGGGACCAAAAGTACAAGCTGTGATTAACTTTGTTAAAGCAACCGGTAAAGACGCTGCAATCGGCTCACTTTCCGATATTCAAGATATTGTAGCCGGTAAAGCGGGAACCCGTGTCACCAATAGCATTTCCGGTATTGAGTTTTATAAGTAA
- a CDS encoding sucrose-specific PTS transporter subunit IIBC: protein MNFPKIAEQTIEKLGGKSNITTLAHCATRLRLTLADESKVDKEAIENIEGVKGQFSTSGQYQIIFGSGTVNKVHAEMQKQMGIGDMSTSEVAAAGAANQPLLQRLVKGLADIFVPIIPAIVAGGLLMGIHSMLTSVGFFWEGDSVATKYPEFADLIDFINTIANAPFVFLPVLLGFSATRKFGGNPFLGAALGMLLVHPALADGWNYAKTLMEGNIKYWNVLGFEIEKVGYQGTVIPTIVSAWVLATLEKGFRKFVPSYLDNLVTPMMSLFIAGVLAFTVIGPFGREAGSAISAGLTWLYDSLGFIGGAIFGTFYAPIVITGMHQTFIAVETQLLAEVANTGGTFIFPIAAMSNIAQGAACLGVAFAMKDAKVRGLAVPSGISALLGITEPAMFGVNLRYRQAFIAAMIGSGLASAFIAFFNVKAIALGAAGFLGVPSIKPDSLAMYSVGMAISFIVAFSISAVWVKKAQAKK, encoded by the coding sequence AAAGCAACATCACAACGCTTGCACACTGTGCAACACGTTTACGTTTAACGCTGGCAGACGAGTCAAAAGTAGATAAAGAAGCGATTGAGAATATCGAAGGCGTTAAAGGTCAATTCTCAACCAGCGGTCAATACCAAATTATTTTTGGTTCAGGCACAGTAAATAAAGTACATGCTGAAATGCAAAAACAAATGGGTATCGGCGATATGAGTACGTCTGAAGTGGCGGCGGCAGGTGCGGCAAACCAACCGTTATTACAACGCTTAGTAAAAGGTTTAGCGGATATTTTCGTACCGATTATTCCTGCAATCGTGGCAGGCGGTTTGCTAATGGGTATCCACTCAATGCTGACTTCGGTTGGTTTCTTCTGGGAAGGCGATTCGGTTGCGACTAAGTATCCTGAATTTGCAGATTTAATTGATTTCATTAATACGATTGCAAATGCACCGTTTGTCTTCTTACCGGTATTACTTGGTTTCTCTGCAACGCGTAAATTCGGTGGTAACCCGTTCTTAGGTGCGGCACTCGGTATGTTATTAGTTCACCCTGCATTAGCAGACGGTTGGAACTATGCGAAAACCTTAATGGAAGGTAACATCAAATACTGGAACGTACTTGGTTTTGAAATTGAAAAAGTGGGTTATCAAGGTACGGTAATCCCAACTATCGTTTCTGCTTGGGTGTTAGCAACGCTTGAAAAAGGTTTCCGCAAATTTGTGCCTTCTTATTTAGATAACCTTGTAACACCGATGATGTCTTTATTCATCGCTGGTGTGTTAGCTTTCACCGTAATCGGTCCATTTGGCCGTGAAGCGGGGTCTGCGATTTCAGCAGGTTTAACGTGGTTATACGACAGCTTAGGCTTTATCGGCGGTGCAATCTTCGGTACATTCTATGCACCAATCGTAATCACCGGTATGCACCAAACCTTTATTGCGGTAGAAACGCAATTATTAGCGGAAGTGGCGAATACCGGCGGTACATTTATCTTCCCAATCGCTGCAATGTCTAACATCGCACAAGGTGCGGCGTGTTTAGGTGTGGCGTTCGCAATGAAAGATGCGAAAGTACGCGGTTTAGCCGTGCCGTCTGGTATCTCAGCATTATTAGGTATCACAGAACCGGCAATGTTTGGTGTGAACTTACGTTACCGTCAAGCATTCATTGCTGCGATGATCGGTTCAGGTTTAGCGTCTGCGTTTATCGCATTCTTTAACGTGAAAGCGATTGCATTAGGTGCGGCAGGTTTCTTAGGTGTGCCTTCAATCAAACCGGACAGCCTTGCAATGTACTCTGTAGGTATGGCAATTTCATTTATCGTTGCGTTCTCAATCTCAGCGGTATGGGTGAAAAAAGCACAAGCTAAAAAATAA